The proteins below are encoded in one region of Sphaerodactylus townsendi isolate TG3544 linkage group LG06, MPM_Stown_v2.3, whole genome shotgun sequence:
- the ACP7 gene encoding acid phosphatase type 7 isoform X3 produces MQELRRLACLLYLWLPQLQCEEPASTSPEQVHLSYPGDPTSMTVTWTTFGRAGSLVVFGPDLGAGFIHWARGRSTKFADGGPLHRTMYIHRVTLNGLIPGRHYAYRCGSPKGWSRVFNFQALLNGTNWSPRFAIFGDMGKENPQSLPRLWRDTELGLFDAILHVGDFAYDLDTNNAHVGDAFMRKIEPVAALVPYMTCPGNHESKYNFSNYRARFSMPGGTENLWYSWDIGPAHLVSFSTEVYFFLKYGKHLVAEQFQWLEKDLQEASQPERRKERPWIITMGHRPMYCSNNDLDDCTRHESIIRQGLHGHRYGLEDLFYKYGLSRAAGPLCPGGTRMERGQDRRLRIHPHADLQLDPHLAGTSVR; encoded by the exons ATGCAGGAGCTACGGAGACTGGCTTGCCTCCTCTACCTTTGGCTTCCTCAGTTGCAGTGTGAAGAGCCTGCCAGCACTTCCCCGGAGCAGGTGCACCTGTCCTACCCAG GGGACCCCACCTCCATGACAGTCACCTGGACAACTTTTGGCCGAGCGGGCTCTCTTGTGGTGTTTGGTCCAGATCTGGGAGCAGGCTTCATTCATTGGGCCCGAGGACGCTCCACGAAGTTTGCGGATGGGGGACCGCTGCACCGTACCATGTACATCCACAGGGTCACCTTGAACGGGCTCATTCCGGGGCGCCATTACG CCTACCGCTGTGGAAGCCCAAAGGGCTGGAGCCGGGTCTTCAACTTCCAGGCCTTGCTGAATGGCACCAACTGGAGCCCCCGCTTTGCCATATTCGGGGACATGGGCAAGGAGAACCCGCAGTCCCTGCCTCGCTTGTGGCGTGACACGGAGCTGGGCTTGTTTGATGCGATCTTGCACGTTG GGGATTTTGCCTACGACCTAGACACA aataatgctcatGTTGGAGACGCCTTCATGAGGAAAATTGAGCCCGTGGCTGCGCTGGTGCCATACATGACCTGCCCCGGGAACCATGAGTCCAAATA cAACTTCTCCAACTACCGTGCCCGCTTCAGCATGCCCGGTGGCACTGAGAACCTCTGGTACAG ctgggacaTCGGCCCTGCTCACCTCGTCTCCTTTTCCACGGAGGTGTACTTTTTCTTGAAGTATGGAAAGCACCTGGTGGCAGAGCAGTTCCAGTGGCTGGAGAAAGACCTGCAG GAGGCAAGCCAGCCCGAAAGGCGCAAGGAACGTCCCTGGATCATCACCATGGGACACCGGCCCATGTACTGCTCCAACAATGACCTCGACGACTGTACGCGGCACGAGAGCATC ATCCGTCAGGGGCTTCATGGGCACCGGTATGGCCTGGAAGACTTGTTCTATAAGTATG ggctgtCGAGAGCAGCTGGACCCCTTTGTCCCGGAGGCACGAGAATGGAGCGCGGTCAGGATCGAAGATTACGGATACACCCGCATGCAGATCTTCAATTGGACCCACATCTGGCTGGAACAAGTGTCCGATGA
- the ACP7 gene encoding acid phosphatase type 7 isoform X2, with protein MTVTWTTFGRAGSLVVFGPDLGAGFIHWARGRSTKFADGGPLHRTMYIHRVTLNGLIPGRHYAYRCGSPKGWSRVFNFQALLNGTNWSPRFAIFGDMGKENPQSLPRLWRDTELGLFDAILHVGDFAYDLDTNNAHVGDAFMRKIEPVAALVPYMTCPGNHESKYNFSNYRARFSMPGGTENLWYSWDIGPAHLVSFSTEVYFFLKYGKHLVAEQFQWLEKDLQEASQPERRKERPWIITMGHRPMYCSNNDLDDCTRHESIIRQGLHGHRYGLEDLFYKYGVDLELWAHEHSYERLWPIYNYKVYNGSSRAPYTNPGAPVHIITGSAGCREQLDPFVPEAREWSAVRIEDYGYTRMQIFNWTHIWLEQVSDDQNGQVVDGIWLIKEHHGPETWH; from the exons ATGACAGTCACCTGGACAACTTTTGGCCGAGCGGGCTCTCTTGTGGTGTTTGGTCCAGATCTGGGAGCAGGCTTCATTCATTGGGCCCGAGGACGCTCCACGAAGTTTGCGGATGGGGGACCGCTGCACCGTACCATGTACATCCACAGGGTCACCTTGAACGGGCTCATTCCGGGGCGCCATTACG CCTACCGCTGTGGAAGCCCAAAGGGCTGGAGCCGGGTCTTCAACTTCCAGGCCTTGCTGAATGGCACCAACTGGAGCCCCCGCTTTGCCATATTCGGGGACATGGGCAAGGAGAACCCGCAGTCCCTGCCTCGCTTGTGGCGTGACACGGAGCTGGGCTTGTTTGATGCGATCTTGCACGTTG GGGATTTTGCCTACGACCTAGACACA aataatgctcatGTTGGAGACGCCTTCATGAGGAAAATTGAGCCCGTGGCTGCGCTGGTGCCATACATGACCTGCCCCGGGAACCATGAGTCCAAATA cAACTTCTCCAACTACCGTGCCCGCTTCAGCATGCCCGGTGGCACTGAGAACCTCTGGTACAG ctgggacaTCGGCCCTGCTCACCTCGTCTCCTTTTCCACGGAGGTGTACTTTTTCTTGAAGTATGGAAAGCACCTGGTGGCAGAGCAGTTCCAGTGGCTGGAGAAAGACCTGCAG GAGGCAAGCCAGCCCGAAAGGCGCAAGGAACGTCCCTGGATCATCACCATGGGACACCGGCCCATGTACTGCTCCAACAATGACCTCGACGACTGTACGCGGCACGAGAGCATC ATCCGTCAGGGGCTTCATGGGCACCGGTATGGCCTGGAAGACTTGTTCTATAAGTATG GGGTTGACCTGGAGCTCTGGGCCCACGAACACTCCTATGAGAGGCTCTGGCCCATCTACAACTACAAG GTTTACAATGGCAGCTCCAGGGCCCCCTACACGAACCCTGGCGCCCCTGTGCATATTATCACTGGGTCAGCT ggctgtCGAGAGCAGCTGGACCCCTTTGTCCCGGAGGCACGAGAATGGAGCGCGGTCAGGATCGAAGATTACGGATACACCCGCATGCAGATCTTCAATTGGACCCACATCTGGCTGGAACAAGTGTCCGATGACCAG AATGGGCAAGTTGTGGATGGGATTTGGCTGATCAAGGAGCACCATGGCCCCGAAACATGGCACTAG
- the ACP7 gene encoding acid phosphatase type 7 isoform X1, with protein sequence MQELRRLACLLYLWLPQLQCEEPASTSPEQVHLSYPGDPTSMTVTWTTFGRAGSLVVFGPDLGAGFIHWARGRSTKFADGGPLHRTMYIHRVTLNGLIPGRHYAYRCGSPKGWSRVFNFQALLNGTNWSPRFAIFGDMGKENPQSLPRLWRDTELGLFDAILHVGDFAYDLDTNNAHVGDAFMRKIEPVAALVPYMTCPGNHESKYNFSNYRARFSMPGGTENLWYSWDIGPAHLVSFSTEVYFFLKYGKHLVAEQFQWLEKDLQEASQPERRKERPWIITMGHRPMYCSNNDLDDCTRHESIIRQGLHGHRYGLEDLFYKYGVDLELWAHEHSYERLWPIYNYKVYNGSSRAPYTNPGAPVHIITGSAGCREQLDPFVPEAREWSAVRIEDYGYTRMQIFNWTHIWLEQVSDDQNGQVVDGIWLIKEHHGPETWH encoded by the exons ATGCAGGAGCTACGGAGACTGGCTTGCCTCCTCTACCTTTGGCTTCCTCAGTTGCAGTGTGAAGAGCCTGCCAGCACTTCCCCGGAGCAGGTGCACCTGTCCTACCCAG GGGACCCCACCTCCATGACAGTCACCTGGACAACTTTTGGCCGAGCGGGCTCTCTTGTGGTGTTTGGTCCAGATCTGGGAGCAGGCTTCATTCATTGGGCCCGAGGACGCTCCACGAAGTTTGCGGATGGGGGACCGCTGCACCGTACCATGTACATCCACAGGGTCACCTTGAACGGGCTCATTCCGGGGCGCCATTACG CCTACCGCTGTGGAAGCCCAAAGGGCTGGAGCCGGGTCTTCAACTTCCAGGCCTTGCTGAATGGCACCAACTGGAGCCCCCGCTTTGCCATATTCGGGGACATGGGCAAGGAGAACCCGCAGTCCCTGCCTCGCTTGTGGCGTGACACGGAGCTGGGCTTGTTTGATGCGATCTTGCACGTTG GGGATTTTGCCTACGACCTAGACACA aataatgctcatGTTGGAGACGCCTTCATGAGGAAAATTGAGCCCGTGGCTGCGCTGGTGCCATACATGACCTGCCCCGGGAACCATGAGTCCAAATA cAACTTCTCCAACTACCGTGCCCGCTTCAGCATGCCCGGTGGCACTGAGAACCTCTGGTACAG ctgggacaTCGGCCCTGCTCACCTCGTCTCCTTTTCCACGGAGGTGTACTTTTTCTTGAAGTATGGAAAGCACCTGGTGGCAGAGCAGTTCCAGTGGCTGGAGAAAGACCTGCAG GAGGCAAGCCAGCCCGAAAGGCGCAAGGAACGTCCCTGGATCATCACCATGGGACACCGGCCCATGTACTGCTCCAACAATGACCTCGACGACTGTACGCGGCACGAGAGCATC ATCCGTCAGGGGCTTCATGGGCACCGGTATGGCCTGGAAGACTTGTTCTATAAGTATG GGGTTGACCTGGAGCTCTGGGCCCACGAACACTCCTATGAGAGGCTCTGGCCCATCTACAACTACAAG GTTTACAATGGCAGCTCCAGGGCCCCCTACACGAACCCTGGCGCCCCTGTGCATATTATCACTGGGTCAGCT ggctgtCGAGAGCAGCTGGACCCCTTTGTCCCGGAGGCACGAGAATGGAGCGCGGTCAGGATCGAAGATTACGGATACACCCGCATGCAGATCTTCAATTGGACCCACATCTGGCTGGAACAAGTGTCCGATGACCAG AATGGGCAAGTTGTGGATGGGATTTGGCTGATCAAGGAGCACCATGGCCCCGAAACATGGCACTAG